The Leptospirales bacterium genome has a window encoding:
- a CDS encoding universal stress protein has product MLKRILVALDPSTEAHHAQQRALALAAEFKAEILALGIVDEPGITEPELVPPGAAEFHQQKVHTLLQRGEERAQQLIKNFSDQCQQAGVRCTAHKLHGKPAEVIEEEAFRCDLFVSAQHPHLKHITQDEACDTLPAALRKLARPTLIVPSVQHPGNGVMIATDGSPQAARTIQLFALLGLANGRQATVVSIHDDQSRASAQCTAAAEYLRSHGVAVTESPTASREPPMDVLLDLANAARPEAVVMGAFGVSGLREFFFGSVTQKMLEKCPSPIFVYH; this is encoded by the coding sequence ATGCTCAAGCGGATTCTTGTCGCTCTGGATCCTTCCACGGAGGCGCACCACGCTCAGCAGCGCGCTCTTGCGCTGGCCGCGGAATTTAAGGCGGAAATCCTTGCCCTTGGCATTGTCGATGAACCGGGCATTACTGAGCCCGAACTTGTGCCGCCGGGCGCAGCCGAATTCCATCAGCAAAAAGTGCATACCCTCCTGCAGCGCGGCGAGGAAAGAGCGCAGCAGCTGATCAAGAACTTCAGCGATCAATGTCAGCAGGCTGGCGTACGCTGCACAGCTCACAAGCTGCACGGCAAGCCGGCGGAAGTCATAGAGGAAGAGGCATTTCGTTGCGACCTATTTGTATCGGCGCAGCATCCGCACTTGAAGCACATTACTCAGGATGAAGCCTGCGACACATTGCCCGCGGCGCTGCGAAAACTGGCTCGCCCGACGCTGATTGTTCCTTCCGTGCAGCACCCCGGGAACGGAGTCATGATTGCAACGGACGGCAGCCCTCAGGCTGCGCGCACCATTCAGCTCTTTGCCCTGTTAGGCTTGGCTAACGGCAGGCAGGCGACGGTCGTATCCATCCACGATGATCAGAGCCGCGCCAGCGCCCAATGCACAGCGGCGGCAGAATACCTGCGTTCTCATGGAGTAGCCGTAACGGAATCGCCCACTGCTTCCAGGGAGCCGCCGATGGACGTGCTTCTGGATCTGGCAAATGCCGCCAGGCCCGAAGCCGTGGTGATGGGCGCCTTTGGCGTGTCCGGCCTGCGCGAATTTTTCTTTGGTTCGGTTACCCAGAAGATGCTGGAAAAATGCCCATCGCCCATCTTTGTTTACCATTGA